One genomic region from Lates calcarifer isolate ASB-BC8 linkage group LG10, TLL_Latcal_v3, whole genome shotgun sequence encodes:
- the LOC108875116 gene encoding oxidized low-density lipoprotein receptor 1, whose amino-acid sequence MGGTERLWLFASLCQLVLLTCEQHSNPVEVEVRFQSFPSSQDPDSYTLTCRTASNHLVYAEAVDHSACSPQCKMSLRLVEDQRGYKITLRASRNDTALEAKTFNLIPVSLSSLHVYSTTTSALLTWKLHRQQSLSSLSLYNTHSQSITHISSMKPSEAVKSQYTVTGLQPGTRFKVKVVVTTLLKQLNVTLKQRLSLSMETAQCPPDWLANGRSCYTLRRGGLTWSEALRSCKRLAAGSHLADLKTPEDVLYVSSHLLSHNNLLLLWTGLNDQQVRRGTEENRQ is encoded by the exons ATGGGTGGAACAGAGCGTCTGTGGTTATTTGCTAGTTTATGTCAG TTGGTGTTGCTGACCTGTGAACAGCATTCAAACCCTGTTGAGGTTGAAGTTAGGTTTCAGTCCTTCCCTTCCAGTCAAGATCCAGACAGCTATACACTCACCTGCAGGACTGCAAGTAACCATCTG GTGTATGCAGAGGCCGTCGACCACTCAGCATGCTCTCCTCAGTGCAAGATGTCACTGCGATTGGTTGAAGACCAGAGGGGATATAAAATCACACTGAGAGCCAGCAGGAATGATACCGCTCTTGAGGCAAAGACCTTTAACTTGA TTCCAGTCTCCCTTTCATCCCTCCATGTTTACAGCACAACGACTTCTGCTCTCCTGACATGGAAACTTCACAGACAGCAAAGCTTGTCCAGCCTGAGTCTATACAACACTCATTCACAATCCATCACACACATCTCCAGCATGAAGCCCTCAGAGGCAGTAAAGTCCCAGTACACAGTGACAGGTCTCCAGCCCGGCACACGCTTCAAGGTCAAAGTTGTGGTGACTACACTGCTCAAGCAGCTTAATGTGACCTTGAAGCAGAGACTCAGCCTCAGCATGGAAACAG CTCAGTGCCCTCCTGATTGGCTGGCCAATGGGAGAAGCTGCTACACCCTGAGAAGAGGAGGTCTGACCTGGAGTGAAGCCCTCCGCAGCTGCAAACGCCTGGCAGCCGGAAGTCACTTGGCTGACCTGAAGACCCCAGAAGATGTTCTCTATGTATCTTCTCACCTGCTGAGCCAcaacaacctgctgctgctgtggactgGACTCAATGACCAGCAGGTAAGGAGAGGTACTGAGGAGAATAGGCAATGA